TTCTAGGGATTTGATTTTTGTCTTCGATTTGCCTTGCCTTGCCTTGCCTTGCAAGCTTCGGTTTTGTGGGTTTTGGAACCGTTGGACTTGGTATTTATCCCTACGTTCTTGGTATGTATGTATGGTGTTGAcaggattggattggattggattggattggatagTAGAGTATAACACTTCCAATGgagttaactaactagatAGGATATAAGGTTGGGTTAATTTCACACTGGCTTTATCAATACATCCACCCTTCTCAGTCCTTTTGTCTACCAAGGTTTGTTGTTATTAGCATAGCTATTTTCCTGTACTTGatacttattaatatgaTTCAATAtgataatattataataacttCCAGTTATCACGGAGCCAATCCCACGCAATGCAAATTAggataatatagtataataaatcCGGGacattatatataaagacaTAAAAGAAGATGCCGTTGATGCAAGCAACGACTAGacccaaactccaaagcAGACTGATTATACACGCCAAAACATCCCACCGGGTATCATTCATGCATCGTAGATGAGCTCAAATCGCAAAAGAGAacaaaggaagaaaaataatGGGAAGACAGGACTATATAGGTGATTGCTCGCTACTGGAGGATATACCCTTCGCCTGCGAGTGGTGCACATCTACATTCATGCCTGCGTCCGCGTGTGTGTCCACATCCGCATGCACATCCCGCTCCGGAACCGAGTCCAATCTCGAGACCGAGGACGCCGAGTTCGGACCCGAGAAGTCGACGCTTGGAAACTGATCGGGATCATCGAGGACGCTTCGTCGTCGCGAATACACGCCGCCCTGGGACGGGTTGGCCTTTTCGCGGGGGGGCGCgtttgtgtttgtgtttggATCTGCGTCGCGTCTccggcggcgacggcggcgggtATGGCGCAGATGTTCGTTGGGGACAGGGTCGACCTGTTTCTTTGCCGCGGGGACGAGGTTCAGGTATATAGGGAATATAGCGCCGGCAGCGAAAAGAGCAACCAGAACGCTGTAGGATTCTGGGACGTTATTTTTTGCGACTTCGGCGGCGTATCGTGCGAATGGGAGAAAGGCGCCGCCGCTGATGGCGATTGTGAGGAGAGATGCGGCGGTTTTGGTGTGCCGGCCTGTGCCGCGGAGGGCGATGGCGAATATTATGCTGAATGTGCCGCtttcgaagaggaagatcaTCATGCCCATGGCGACGGCAGCGGGGCCAGTGGTTGTCATGCTTAGGGCGGCGAAGACGATCAGGCCAATGTAGGAAAGGAGGAGGATCCAGCGAGGTTTGAGGAAGTATTGGAGgaaggcggcgaggaagcGGCCGACGGCAAAGATAGAGCGGCCGATCGTTAGGTATGTGAATTCGCTCAGGGGCCGCTCGGGATAAGCTTTTTGGATTAGAGACTCGAAGCTCGTAGAGAAGACCTCTTGGCCGGCCGTGTAGCAGAACTGGGACCACACGCCTAGACCAAGTGTCATCCAGACGATTGGGATCCCAAACGGGGCAGCCCGGTTGTCCTCCCGTCGACGGTTGGCCAattcctccaagtcctcaTCCGACGCCTCGGGGATTGGTAGATAGTAAAAGGCCAAAGCTAGAAGTACATCAAATAATGCGATTCCGAGGTACGTCCACTGCACGTCGACCAATGCAGAAACATCGGTCACACTGCGGAATAGGACTCTTTTGGCGAGCAGCGGGGATAGCACACTTCCGATAGCCTGAACTCCCTGGGATATATTTAATCGAATTTCCGAGTTCTCTAACGGACCACAAAGCGCAATGAACGGATTTGCTGCTGTCTCGAGTATGGCAAGGCCGCATCCGGTGATGAAATTGGACACAAGGAATGCCGAATACGATGTCAACACGGCGGACGGCCAGAATATAAGCGACCCACAGGCGTAAAAGCATAGGCCCGTAATGAAGGTGGACTTGAATCCCCAACGTTTGAGTACAGTGCGCCCAATCAGCGCTGGAGCGACCAGATATCCCCCAAAGTAAGTGCAGTGAAGCCCGAGAGAACGCCAGGCGTCCAGACGCACAATCTCCTGGAACTGCTCATTGAGGATATCCAGGAGACCGTACGAAAAGCCCCAGAGGAAAAACAGAACAGTTGTGATGGCAATAGGCGCTATTGACTCCTTGGTGCTCAACGCTAACATATTCGCAGGTTTTCTCATATTGACGAAATCAAAGAACGTCATACTGCGCGGATCGGAGGTGCTCGTAAGAGTAGTTGTGTTGGCCTCCGCATCGGTAAGCGCAGTAGGGACAGTTGACATTTCCGGAAGAGTCATAATGTTCACCGAGTCATTAAGAACAGCTTCAGCTGTTAGCATCGGAGGAGGTGCCTGCATCTGAGGGTCGGACGGGCTCGTTTGTGTGCTTCCCTCCGAGTCGCGGATCAATTTGGGAACCACCCTGGCGACCAGTGGTTTTAAACTAGGGACGCAGGCGCACATAACCGAGACGTTGACTTCCACAACGGACCACATGAAGGAAAGCGACGCATACCCTGGAAAGGTTAGTTTAGTTGTTTGTGCCAAGGAGAGAAATGTACAGTCACATACAAGAGAAGTCGCCCCCTCCATAGTTTTGGAGGTGAATCTGGCGAAGCGCAAGCTCCCGGGAGGTAGTAGCTTCCTGCAGGTATGCAATGCGAATGACATCCACCACAGCGACGAAGAAACCAAAACTGAATGTAATAACTAGGATAATCTTCTGCTTGAGCGGAAGCCGCATATGCGTCAGGATGGGGTTCGGAAGAACCAGGATCGCCAGATCGGTAATGATATTAACTGGGGACGAGGAGAGGTATAAGGTCAGGATATCGGTGCAATGCGCGTCGACGGGAAGCTCGGCGGCGAACCCGGCTGAGACGGGTCGGCATTGGAAGATGTTGACGAAGGTCAGGGCCAGACCGGCGACATTGACAACGAGCAGAGTAGCATAGTTTGCGTAGCGGAAGATTTTTTCGCCttgggtgagggtgaggtaGAAGACGAGGATAGAGGACTTAACGGCCATCAAGGCCGGATTCTATAGAGGCACGAAAATTAGCGGGATACCACCCGCGGGCGCGGAGGACTCACATAAAGGACGGTAAAGGCATAGTTAGCGCGGCTGAGGCTAGATCGCTGGTCGAGAGGGATATCGGAGTCGTGGAGACCAAGGCCTTTCCCGGTGGCATAAAATAGAGCGAAAGAAAATCCAAAGTCAATGACCTGAGATAGCCGTTAGTAACGTACTAGTATAGCCGAGGTAAACCGGTGCCATTATACCCAGGCCAGAAGCATCAAATAGTCGTGCAATGTGACCCTCCGGACAATCCATATTCGCGAGACGAAGCGGAGAGCGACGAAGATGCtggcgaggacgaagaagacgatggagacgacgaggacctCGGGTCTGCGGTCCTCCATGATGAAACGCGGTCACTTGGGGAAGTGCGAGAAGTCCATGGCCAATGGGGGCATGGACTCATGGAGCGTACTggcgagaagaggagaggaggagaggagtaGGAGAGGAAGGGTGGAACTGGagagccaaaaaaaaaaagagaagagaaaatcTGGGGAAATAATAGAGACTaagagagcgagagagagagagagagagagagagacgggGGAAAAACGAAAACGAAGCGAGGGGAAAAAGTCGAAAACAGGGCCTGTGCTGCGGTGGGTCAAGGGATCAAAGTTATTAAAATCGTCAATATTAATTATCAATTCCCCGGCTCTGCGCAACCTGGCCGGCAACATGGAGCGTTGAATGCAGTTTCTCCAACCTCTCTGCAGAATCCAGGTCTCTCGTTGAGCTGATGTATACAACTCTGCCCCGGTCGCTGAAGTTCTACCCCGGACATCTGCATCCAATCGACCGGGTCATGGATCTGTGAAGAAATGGATGCCATGCTGCATTCCGATTGACAAATCCCTTTAATTCTCAACGCTTTAAGCTTGAGTTTAAACCCCCAGCCATCTACGGTGTTTCCAGTAGTATACCAGGCTATCTGAGACAGGTGAGGTACGCAGCTGCAAATGCCGATCACTGCGAGTCAGCGTGAAACAGTGACAAGTGACAAGCTTTAGTTTAAAAACGATCTACTAGTGAACTCTACAGCCGCTTCAAGTCTCGGGGTAACCTGCAAGCTGATCTACCACTATTACTAGTTACGGAGACAGATTGCCGAAAACACTTGATTCGTAGCGTCATAACCAGCGGGATTCCAGATCCTGTCCCTCCGTTctgcttttgctttgttgcACGAAAAAATAACAAATGGCTTGGTCGAGTAACTTTGCAACAACCAGATAAATCTCTATACACAAAGAATGATAAATCATCGCGTGAATGTCTCATCGAGTCATTCACGACATAAGAAGGGTAAAAAGTATGATATAACGAAGGTAAGCACGGCGGGACGACGACCAcgtaaaaaagaaaatgtcgGGTTTACTGCATAAACCATTCAACACCGAAAAGTCTGCCCTCAGACTCGCTGGCGAGGTCAAGGAAGGAAGCACGCGACAGGTCGATCGAGCTGTCATCGCAGCCCATGCACTTGTCGACAACCTTGGCGGTGGAAGTCTTGCCCTTGTACTTGATGGTAACGGTCCTTCCGCAGTCGCTGTCTTGCATGATTCCAACCGGAAGAGCAAGGACCTTGTCGGTGCTACCGTCGTTCACCTCACCGCAGCTGCTGGGAGCACTCCGGGAGGTAGCAACATCATAGAAGGTAACCTGACCAGTGCAGGGGGAGCCGGAAGAGCAAGGGCCTCCAGAGCTGCCGCCACCGCCTCCAGAGCTCTGGGTAGGTTCAGGCTGGGGCTCGACGGTTGACGTCTGGACAGGAGGAGCCTGCTGAGTGGTGGTGGGCTCAGGCTCGGGCTCCTGAGTAGGCTCGGGAGCCGGTTCCTGGGTAGGAATGGAAACAGTGGGGACCTGCACGGTGTTCTCGACAGAAGGCGCGGCAGCTTCAGTGGTAGAAGAGGTAAGCTgagcggtggtggtgctggtgctggtgctggtggaagTAGGTTCCTCAAGCTTGGGGGCAGGGGCAGTAGCCTCATTGACAGTCTGCTCAATGCGGGTGGTAGGAACGCTCTGGCCATTGGTGACGGTGGTTGTGACATCAACGGTGGTCCAAACGACGGTGGTGACAGTGTTCCAGACGGTAACTTCGTCGCGCTTGTGTTTGTGCATGTGGGCGTGGCCAGGAGCGGCAGCGCCTAGAGCGGCGAAGGCCGTGACGGCGACAGCAAGGGACTTAGCGAGGGGGGCCATGATGTCTGCTTgtgttgttggagatagGATTCAGCGGATCGCGACAAAGAGAGACAAGCGCTCAGGGTATCAAAGAGCGAAGTGTTGATCAGACGGCTGCACAGCAGGTCGTAAACAACGTGGAATGTGAGTTACTGAAGGAGCGAAAACTGCAAGAAACGCAGAAAGGGAGCGGCAGAGAGGCTTGTCAGTGAAGGacagaggatgaggatagaaagaaggagggaggagaaggcacAAAAGGGCGCAGCAGGGCCTGGAAGCGGTATTTAATGCTGGCCCATGTGTGAGCTAGAATCGACTCAATCGAGGCTAGCGGTAATACGCCGGTTTGCACAAAGACCCTCGGCCGACCAATACGAACTGCCCCAGACCCACGCCTCAACCACCGTTTGATTACTTCTTCCACACAAGCCGCTCCCATGGTTCGCCCTTCCCCTCAAATCTTTGTGTTGTTTCGCAATTTGTATGCAAGCGGGGGAAATCTGACAATGCCATCGCATCTGTGACCTGTCCAACACACCAAGTCGCTCGAGGTCGGCTCAAAAAGGACGGCGCCCGGAAGAGATCTGACTGGTTCTGCAGTGGCAGCGGCCTGCCTGGAAGCACCTCCACTGGGCAAGGTTTGTTAGCGCTCCTTGACTGGTAAATTTGGTAACGCCAGGCCAGGGGGATCAGCGCGTCCTCAACTCCAACTGGCCAAGGGAACCAAAGTCCAAATTCGGTGCCTGAACACTTGAACAGCAGTGCGAAGCCACGATCTTGGCCCCGGGCCCCATCGTCGCCCTGAGTCTGACGTGGTCTGGAAATTTTTTTGCTGTTCCCTGTCCACCAGCCGTCGCGCTATTCGCCCACTTTCGCTACAGCCAGCCCTTCGCCTTCTGCGCTGGCCTGGTCTGGCCGGATTTGCGCCACCTGGTTCTCTCGTGCAATGAGGTTTCAGGCGTGGGTGGCCGGTGGACTCGTATTTTCAAGACCCAGGGCTGGCCCTGGTCTACTTTTTGGGATGTCTTATTGCTGTCTTACTCGCTGTCAGCTGTGCCAGGGCCCAGTGGGCACGCTGCATTTGCCGAGATGAGCGGAAGAGACAGCCACTTCATGACAATGGGATTCGAGCTTCAtcctgaagatgatggtgtCAGCTTAGAATACGTGCTTTGAAGGCTGGTTGCATTTTGGATGCATCATCGACCACCGTGGACGTCATCTGTCAGACCCTCCTGCATGAACTGTGTCTTTCTGCAGTACAAAATCAATGGAATCAGAACACGAATCTCTGCTCATTAGATTCACCCCACCCTCATTTACTCCTTACACCAATAAGACATTGCCCTACTGTTCCTGAAGACTTTGAAAAGATTCCAGAGGTCCATTTTCAGTCTCGGGTCTCGACCCTTTTACAGTAAAGTCTTCCCTCTTCAATTCCCGACAATACTGACAGTCCAGATCgaaatctaaataaaatgTACGTATTCGATTGCAAACCAATCTACCTGGAGTATGTAAAAAGACCATAAACATAAGACCGGCCAGCGAGGTTTTAGACAAATATAGAATATGCCTGGCTCGGAAACAATACCACTTTGCATCAACGTCATAGCACAGCAAAAGAAACACTCAAAAAAGACAATATCCATCAACTCGTGATATAAGTACAAAGGAAACCAACCCaatattaaaaagtaaaagaaaaaaacaccACCAATTCGTAATCAATAAATCAGCCCTGGCACATAATGCAAGCCTCCTTGTTCTCAATGCTGCATTGAAGAACTTGTTGCGAGTAGATGTCTGCCTCAGTGGgctcgccatcctcctccttcttttcctcttcagaATTTTCCGCCTCACCGTTAGTCTCGGCCTCTAGAGGCACGCCGTTGGTGGGTTCCTCGCTGTGTCCATTCACCTGCGCGGCGGGGTCACGGGGCACCGCGGAGTAGGTAGTCGCTGCCGCAGCTCCACCGACCCTCTTCTTGCTACTGCGAGCGACATTCTTGTCCTCAACCTTCAGCTGCTCCTGGTCGACAGTGAACTGGATAGGAGCAGAGGCAGCCATCGTACGGAGGTAGTACATGCCGGTCTTCAGACCCATCTTCCAGCCAGCAAAGTGCATGCTAGTGATCTTGCCCATGGTGGGCTCCTTCAAGTGGATGTTGAGAGACTGGGACTGATCAATGTACGCACCACGGTCGGCGGCCATCTCCAGAATTCGGCGCTGGGAAATCTCCCACACGGTCTTGTAGAGGGACTTGATGTCATCAGGGATGTTGGGGACGTTCTGCACGGAACCGCCATCGGCAATGATACGGTTCTTCATGTTGTCGGACCAGAGACCAAGGTCGACAAGATCCTTGAGCAACCAAGGGTTGACAACCTGGAACTCACCCGCAAGAACACGGCGAGAGTAAATGTTCGAGGTGTAAGGCTCGAAGCACTCGTTAAAACCCAGGATCTGACTAGTACTGGCAGTGGGCATCGGAGCAACCAAAAGACTGTTGCGAACACCATTCTGCGCAATCTTGCCCTTGAGGGAATCCCAGTCCCAAAGATCAGTGGGTGTGCGGTCCCACATGTCGTACTGTAGGATACCCTGGGAGACAGGCGAGCCTTCGTAAGTCTCATATGTTCCATTCTCCTTGGCCAGGTCGGAAGAGGCTGTGAGAGCACCGTGGTAGATAGTCTcgaagatctggatgttCAACTGCTTGGCTTCAGCCGAGTCAAAGGGCAGACGCAGGGCAAGGAATGCATCAGCCAGACCGTTGACACCAAGAGCAATTGGACGGTGACGGAAGTTACTCTTCTTGGCCTCAGGGACTGGGTAGTAGTTGATGTcgatgatcttgttcagGTTGCGAACCAAGACCTGGACGACTTCGTGCAGCTTGCCAAAGTCATATTCGCCACGGGCAGCATCGACAAAGGTAGGGAGGGCAAGAGAAGCCAAGTTACAAACAGCAACCTCATCAGGAGCACTGTACTCAATGATCTCAGTGCAAAGGTTGGAGCTGCGGATGGTTCCCAGGTTCTTCTGGTTGCTCTTCTTGTTGCAGGCATCCTTGTAGAGCATGAAGGGGTTGCCGGTCTCGGTCTGCGACTCCAAGACGGCGTACCAGAGCTTCTGAGCCTTAATGGTTCGGCGACCACGGCCCTCCTTTTCATACTGCTCGTAAAGAGCTTCAAACTCCTCTCCGTAGACATCTGCGAGGCCAGGAGCCTCGTTGGGGCAGAAAAGGGTCCAGTCACCATTTTCCTCAACACGCTTCATGAACAGATCGGGGGTCCAAAGGGCGTAGAACAGATCACGAGCTCTCACTTCCTCCTTTCCGTGGTTCTTGCGAAGGTCCAAGAACTCAAAGACATCGGCGTGCCATGGCTCCAGGTAGATAGCGAAAGCACCAGGACGCTTGTTTCCACCCTGGTCAACGTATCTAGCTGTGTTGTTAAACACACGGAGCATGGGAACGATGCCGTTAGACGATCCATTGGTACCACCAATGTATGAGCCTGTGGCCCGAATGCGGTGAACGTTCAGACCGATACCACCAGCAGTCTTAGAGATCATGGCACATGTCTTCAGTGTGTCGTAAATACCGTCAATGCTGTCCTCCTTCATATCAACCAAGAAGCAGGAAGCCAGCTGAGGCTGGGGAGTGCCAGCGTTGAACAGAGTCGGGGAAGCATGTGTAAAGTACTTCTGGGACATCAAGTTGTAGGTCTCAATAGCCCTCTCAATGTCGTTGCCGTGAataccaacagcaacacGCATCAGCAAGTGCTGAGGACGTTCGGCAACCTTTCCATCGAGCCGCAGCAGATATGATCGTTCAAGAGTCTTGAAACCGAAGAAGTTATAGTTGAAGTCACGGTCGTATACGATGGCAGAATTGAGCTCGTCGGCATGTTTCATTATAGTTTCGTACGTTTCTTGTGATATCATAGGCGCTGGTACCTTATTTTTCGGATTCACATAATGATAGAGATCTGAGATGACGAGGGAAAATTGTTTCTTGGTTTGCTTGTGGAGGTTGGAAACAGCAATACGGGCAGCGAGGATGGCATAGTCGGGGTGAGTAACAGTCATGTATGCCGCGGTCTCAGCGGCCTTTAAAAACATGATATTAGCACAAGACAGGACGTGGGGGGGGGCTTCAGAAGCCATACCAGGTTGTCAAGTTCAACTGTGTTCACACCCTGGTAGACACCAGAAATGACCTTCTGGGTGatagcagcagcatcaacgtGCTCGGGGTCAAGGCCATAGCACAGTCTTGAGACACGAGCCGTGATCTTGTCGAATTGGACGCGTTCTTTGCGTCCATCTGTGATTAATAATGTGTTAGCAGAGTCCGCAACGCGAGTGGCAACACGCTCAAATTTCGTGTAAAAACGAGGAAAACGCGTCCATATCAACGCTGAAGGTAGATAGGTACTTGGAAATACTGATCTGCTTCAAACATACCTCTCTTGTAGACAAACATCTTGCAGGACAACGGGGAGGGCCCGGTGAGTACGTGAAGCTGAAACTAGAAAAGACAAAGGGGTATAATGGTTGCAATATTCAAGCAGGCTGAAGCTTCCTTAAGACAatgagaggagaggatgttggtagaggagagagaggaagtcTCGAGGAAgggctgaagaggagaataagaaaaaaagagagtGGAGGGGCCGATGGAAGGAGATATTGATTCCGAGCTCACGCGTTCCAGGTGGATATCAACGCGAATTTTCGTGTTTGGACTTAATGGGCTCCCGCAAACCCTTTGCTTCTGGAACGTCATCACGTGATTTACGTGTCGCCCTGCATACAATCGCAAACAAGTAAAACAACCTCCATGAGTGGAGTTGTCGACACTATAGTTTGCTTTGAATGTCATTGATTTACTTGAAATAATTGCATACAACTTGACTACAACGCGTATTCGCCCCTAGAAGCGTTCATGGTGATTGCTCAATAGTGAGATGATTGTATTCTAGTGGTATGTTGTAAAAAAGCGTCACATGGAAGATATTTCCGATCAAAATTGTCCAGGTTCCGAATATAATACAAAGTCTGCAAAGTGTGCTCAGAGAGTAGCAGCGAATCCAAGGAAAACAACGGCAGCCAGAGCGGCGCCAGAGACTTGCTTATCGGTGGAAGCGCCGTTAGTTGGGGTAGTCTCGTCCGCACTATCA
This genomic interval from Aspergillus puulaauensis MK2 DNA, chromosome 7, nearly complete sequence contains the following:
- a CDS encoding putative MFS monosaccharide transporter (COG:G;~EggNog:ENOG410PGBC;~InterPro:IPR011701,IPR036259;~PFAM:PF07690;~TransMembrane:19 (o6-29i41-61o90-110i122-141o171-189i201-222o249-274i376-395o415-433i440-461o467-486i507-524o544-565i586-606o635-655i662-680o686-709i721-740o752-771i);~go_function: GO:0022857 - transmembrane transporter activity [Evidence IEA];~go_process: GO:0055085 - transmembrane transport [Evidence IEA]) — encoded protein: MEDRRPEVLVVSIVFFVLASIFVALRFVSRIWIVRRVTLHDYLMLLAWVIDFGFSFALFYATGKGLGLHDSDIPLDQRSSLSRANYAFTVLYNPALMAVKSSILVFYLTLTQGEKIFRYANYATLLVVNVAGLALTFVNIFQCRPVSAGFAAELPVDAHCTDILTLYLSSSPVNIITDLAILVLPNPILTHMRLPLKQKIILVITFSFGFFVAVVDVIRIAYLQEATTSRELALRQIHLQNYGGGDFSWYASLSFMWSVVEVNVSVMCACVPSLKPLVARVVPKLIRDSEGSTQTSPSDPQMQAPPPMLTAEAVLNDSVNIMTLPEMSTVPTALTDAEANTTTLTSTSDPRSMTFFDFVNMRKPANMLALSTKESIAPIAITTVLFFLWGFSYGLLDILNEQFQEIVRLDAWRSLGLHCTYFGGYLVAPALIGRTVLKRWGFKSTFITGLCFYACGSLIFWPSAVLTSYSAFLVSNFITGCGLAILETAANPFIALCGPLENSEIRLNISQGVQAIGSVLSPLLAKRVLFRSVTDVSALVDVQWTYLGIALFDVLLALAFYYLPIPEASDEDLEELANRRREDNRAAPFGIPIVWMTLGLGVWSQFCYTAGQEVFSTSFESLIQKAYPERPLSEFTYLTIGRSIFAVGRFLAAFLQYFLKPRWILLLSYIGLIVFAALSMTTTGPAAVAMGMMIFLFESGTFSIIFAIALRGTGRHTKTAASLLTIAISGGAFLPFARYAAEVAKNNVPESYSVLVALFAAGAIFPIYLNLVPAAKKQVDPVPNEHLRHTRRRRRRRRDADPNTNTNAPPREKANPSQGGVYSRRRSVLDDPDQFPSVDFSGPNSASSVSRLDSVPERDVHADVDTHADAGMNVDVHHSQAKGISSSSEQSPI
- a CDS encoding RlpA-like double-psi beta-barrel domain-containing protein (COG:S;~EggNog:ENOG410PS83;~InterPro:IPR036908;~SECRETED:SignalP(1-26)), whose translation is MAPLAKSLAVAVTAFAALGAAAPGHAHMHKHKRDEVTVWNTVTTVVWTTVDVTTTVTNGQSVPTTRIEQTVNEATAPAPKLEEPTSTSTSTSTTTAQLTSSTTEAAAPSVENTVQVPTVSIPTQEPAPEPTQEPEPEPTTTQQAPPVQTSTVEPQPEPTQSSGGGGGSSGGPCSSGSPCTGQVTFYDVATSRSAPSSCGEVNDGSTDKVLALPVGIMQDSDCGRTVTIKYKGKTSTAKVVDKCMGCDDSSIDLSRASFLDLASESEGRLFGVEWFMQ
- the RNR1 gene encoding ribonucleotide-diphosphate reductase subunit RNR1 (COG:F;~EggNog:ENOG410PGH5;~InterPro:IPR013509,IPR000788,IPR005144,IPR039718, IPR013346,IPR008926;~PFAM:PF03477,PF02867,PF00317;~go_function: GO:0004748 - ribonucleoside-diphosphate reductase activity, thioredoxin disulfide as acceptor [Evidence IEA];~go_function: GO:0005524 - ATP binding [Evidence IEA];~go_process: GO:0006260 - DNA replication [Evidence IEA];~go_process: GO:0055114 - oxidation-reduction process [Evidence IEA]), whose product is MFVYKRDGRKERVQFDKITARVSRLCYGLDPEHVDAAAITQKVISGVYQGVNTVELDNLAAETAAYMTVTHPDYAILAARIAVSNLHKQTKKQFSLVISDLYHYVNPKNKVPAPMISQETYETIMKHADELNSAIVYDRDFNYNFFGFKTLERSYLLRLDGKVAERPQHLLMRVAVGIHGNDIERAIETYNLMSQKYFTHASPTLFNAGTPQPQLASCFLVDMKEDSIDGIYDTLKTCAMISKTAGGIGLNVHRIRATGSYIGGTNGSSNGIVPMLRVFNNTARYVDQGGNKRPGAFAIYLEPWHADVFEFLDLRKNHGKEEVRARDLFYALWTPDLFMKRVEENGDWTLFCPNEAPGLADVYGEEFEALYEQYEKEGRGRRTIKAQKLWYAVLESQTETGNPFMLYKDACNKKSNQKNLGTIRSSNLCTEIIEYSAPDEVAVCNLASLALPTFVDAARGEYDFGKLHEVVQVLVRNLNKIIDINYYPVPEAKKSNFRHRPIALGVNGLADAFLALRLPFDSAEAKQLNIQIFETIYHGALTASSDLAKENGTYETYEGSPVSQGILQYDMWDRTPTDLWDWDSLKGKIAQNGVRNSLLVAPMPTASTSQILGFNECFEPYTSNIYSRRVLAGEFQVVNPWLLKDLVDLGLWSDNMKNRIIADGGSVQNVPNIPDDIKSLYKTVWEISQRRILEMAADRGAYIDQSQSLNIHLKEPTMGKITSMHFAGWKMGLKTGMYYLRTMAASAPIQFTVDQEQLKVEDKNVARSSKKRVGGAAAATTYSAVPRDPAAQVNGHSEEPTNGVPLEAETNGEAENSEEEKKEEDGEPTEADIYSQQVLQCSIENKEACIMCQG